Proteins encoded by one window of Polaribacter haliotis:
- the rbfA gene encoding 30S ribosome-binding factor RbfA, with amino-acid sequence MEETNRQRKIAGVLQKDLVDVLQKAAQDGMKGVIISVSKVHVTSDLGVAKVYLSIFPSIKRDEIVKGIQSNTPLIRHEMAKRTRNQLRRMPELLFFGDDTLDYIEDIDKSLKGEDENPIKNPDVLPKRKKI; translated from the coding sequence ATGGAAGAAACAAACAGACAGCGAAAAATTGCTGGAGTCTTGCAAAAAGACTTGGTAGATGTGTTACAAAAAGCAGCACAAGATGGAATGAAAGGAGTAATTATTTCCGTTTCTAAAGTTCATGTAACTTCAGATTTGGGAGTTGCAAAAGTGTATTTAAGTATTTTTCCTTCAATAAAAAGAGATGAAATTGTAAAAGGAATTCAATCTAATACACCATTAATACGTCATGAAATGGCGAAAAGAACGAGAAACCAATTAAGAAGAATGCCAGAATTATTATTTTTTGGTGACGATACTTTAGATTATATAGAAGATATTGATAAATCATTAAAAGGCGAAGACGAAAATCCTATTAAAAACCCTGATGTTTTACCAAAACGTAAAAAAATCTAA
- a CDS encoding M28 family peptidase — MRNILFLIFLSFLISCKPEINQENRIKEDVTFLASDDLEGRQTGTEGEKKAANYIAERFKELGLQAKGTQEYLQAFTFKPKTNPHDEVKFDVNGDGTITGNNILGFIDNKAENTIIIGAHYDHLGFGGEGSLYRDSIKAIHNGADDNASGVAIMLNLASKLKKKNTNNNYLFMAFSGEEMGLLGSNYFVKNPTLDTKKVSYMINMDMVGRLKKDSALAVYGTGTSPIFKQVLKSHNDNFKLIQQESGVGPSDHTSFYLADIPVLHFFTGQHEDYHKPGDDSEKLNYDGMYLISDYILNLITDLDDNGKLAFRKTKNESEDSPRFKVGLGVIPDYMFDGKGMRIDGISEDKPAQKAGLQKGDIVIKLGDSAVTNMMSYMRALSVFEKGNTTKVIVKRGNTEVEKEINF, encoded by the coding sequence ATGAGAAACATTCTATTTCTAATCTTTTTGTCGTTTTTAATTTCTTGTAAACCAGAAATCAACCAAGAAAACCGAATTAAAGAAGATGTAACTTTTTTAGCTTCGGATGATTTAGAAGGAAGACAAACAGGAACTGAAGGCGAAAAAAAAGCCGCAAATTATATTGCTGAACGTTTTAAAGAGCTGGGTTTACAAGCTAAAGGAACACAAGAATATTTACAAGCTTTTACATTTAAACCAAAAACGAATCCTCATGACGAAGTGAAGTTCGATGTAAATGGAGATGGAACAATTACTGGAAATAACATTTTAGGTTTTATTGATAATAAAGCAGAAAATACCATAATTATTGGCGCTCATTACGATCATTTAGGCTTTGGTGGAGAAGGTTCTTTGTATAGAGATTCTATAAAAGCAATTCATAATGGTGCAGATGATAATGCTTCTGGAGTTGCAATTATGCTGAATTTAGCATCGAAACTAAAAAAGAAAAATACCAATAATAATTATTTGTTTATGGCTTTTTCTGGTGAAGAAATGGGACTTTTAGGTTCTAATTATTTTGTGAAAAACCCAACTTTGGATACTAAAAAAGTATCCTATATGATTAATATGGATATGGTTGGTCGTTTGAAAAAAGACTCTGCTTTGGCTGTTTATGGAACAGGAACTTCGCCAATTTTTAAGCAGGTTTTAAAATCTCATAACGATAATTTTAAATTAATTCAGCAAGAATCTGGTGTTGGACCAAGTGACCATACAAGTTTTTATTTGGCAGATATACCTGTGTTGCATTTTTTTACGGGACAGCATGAAGATTATCACAAACCTGGAGACGATTCAGAAAAACTGAATTACGATGGCATGTATTTAATCTCTGATTATATTTTAAATTTAATTACAGATTTAGATGATAATGGAAAACTGGCTTTCAGAAAAACTAAAAATGAAAGTGAAGATTCTCCTCGTTTTAAAGTTGGTTTGGGTGTAATTCCAGATTATATGTTCGATGGAAAAGGAATGCGAATTGATGGAATTTCCGAAGACAAACCCGCACAAAAAGCAGGTTTACAAAAAGGAGATATAGTTATAAAACTTGGCGATAGTGCAGTTACAAATATGATGAGTTATATGCGTGCTTTATCTGTTTTTGAAAAAGGAAATACAACGAAAGTTATTGTAAAAAGAGGTAATACTGAAGTTGAAAAAGAAATTAATTTTTAG
- the dusB gene encoding tRNA dihydrouridine synthase DusB, with product MVKIGNIELPDFPLLLAPMEDVSDPPFRALCKENGADVVYTEFISSEGLIRDAAKSVMKLDIYEKERPVGIQIFGANLDSMLKTVEIVEKSNPDIIDINFGCPVKKVVSKGAGAGILKDIDLMVSLTEAMVKHTSLPITVKTRLGWDHDSIRIVEVAERLQDVGCKAISIHGRTRAQMYKGDADWKPIADVKNNQRMHIPVFGNGDITSPEKAMEMRDSYGLDGAMIGRASIGYPWFFNEVKHYFKTGEYLAKPTIAQRVEMARRHLQMAIDWKGPVLGVFETRRHYTNYFKGIPHFKEYRMKMVTSDDAKDVFAAFDEVEAKFGNAIIPEFE from the coding sequence TTGGTAAAAATAGGCAACATAGAATTACCCGATTTCCCACTTTTATTAGCACCAATGGAAGATGTTTCAGATCCTCCATTTAGAGCTTTGTGCAAAGAAAATGGAGCAGATGTTGTGTATACAGAATTTATTTCTTCGGAAGGTTTAATTAGAGACGCCGCAAAAAGCGTTATGAAATTAGACATTTATGAAAAAGAACGTCCTGTTGGAATTCAAATTTTTGGTGCCAATTTAGATTCGATGTTAAAAACTGTAGAAATTGTTGAAAAATCAAATCCAGATATTATTGATATCAATTTTGGTTGTCCTGTAAAAAAAGTGGTTTCTAAAGGTGCTGGCGCAGGAATTTTAAAAGATATAGATTTAATGGTTTCATTAACTGAAGCCATGGTAAAACACACTAGTTTACCTATTACAGTTAAAACACGATTGGGTTGGGATCATGATTCTATAAGAATTGTTGAAGTTGCAGAGCGTTTGCAAGATGTTGGTTGTAAAGCAATTTCTATTCATGGCAGAACGCGTGCACAAATGTATAAAGGAGATGCAGATTGGAAACCAATTGCTGACGTAAAAAATAACCAAAGAATGCACATTCCTGTTTTTGGAAATGGAGATATTACTTCACCAGAAAAAGCAATGGAAATGCGAGATTCTTATGGTTTAGATGGTGCTATGATTGGTAGAGCTTCTATTGGGTATCCTTGGTTTTTTAATGAAGTGAAACATTATTTTAAAACTGGCGAATATTTAGCGAAACCAACAATTGCACAACGTGTGGAAATGGCAAGAAGACATTTGCAGATGGCAATTGACTGGAAAGGCCCAGTTTTAGGTGTTTTTGAAACAAGAAGACATTATACCAATTACTTTAAAGGAATTCCGCATTTTAAAGAATATAGAATGAAAATGGTAACTTCCGACGATGCAAAAGATGTTTTTGCTGCTTTTGATGAAGTGGAAGCTAAATTTGGAAATGCGATTATTCCTGAATTCGAATAA
- the atpD gene encoding F0F1 ATP synthase subunit beta has translation MSTTTGKVSQIIGPVIDVEFNTENAELPKIYDSLEIKRADGSILVLEVQQHIGEDTVRTIAMDATDGLSRGVEVLATGNPIQMPIGNDIYGRLFNVTGHAIDGLGNLKKEGKDGLPIHRSAPKFEDLSVSTEVLFTGIKVIDLIEPYAKGGKIGLFGGAGVGKTVLIQELINNIAKGHGGLSVFAGVGERTREGNDLLREMLESGIIKYGDDFMHSMEEGGWDLSKVDKPGMKDSKATFVFGQMNEPPGARARVALSGLTIAEYFRDGAGDGQGKDVLFFVDNIFRFTQAGSEVSALLGRMPSAVGYQPTLATEMGAMQERITSTKKGSITSVQAVYVPADDLTDPAPATTFAHLDATTVLSRKIAELGIYPAVDPLDSTSRILSAEILGDEHYNTATAVKEILQRYKELQDIIAILGMEELSEEDKLVVHRARRVQRFLSQPFHVAEQFTGIPGVLVDIKDTIKGFNMIMDGELDKYPEAAFNLRGSIQDAIDAGEKMLAEA, from the coding sequence ATGTCTACAACAACAGGAAAAGTTTCTCAAATTATTGGGCCAGTAATTGATGTTGAATTCAATACAGAAAATGCAGAGCTTCCTAAAATTTACGATTCGTTGGAAATTAAAAGAGCTGATGGTTCAATTTTAGTATTAGAAGTACAACAACATATTGGAGAAGATACAGTTAGAACCATTGCAATGGATGCAACTGATGGATTGAGTAGAGGAGTTGAAGTTCTTGCTACAGGAAATCCTATTCAAATGCCAATTGGAAACGATATATATGGTCGTTTGTTTAATGTAACTGGACATGCAATTGATGGTTTAGGAAATTTGAAGAAAGAAGGCAAAGATGGTTTGCCAATTCATAGATCTGCACCTAAGTTTGAAGATTTATCTGTTTCTACAGAAGTTTTATTTACAGGTATTAAAGTAATTGATTTAATTGAACCGTATGCAAAAGGAGGTAAAATTGGATTATTTGGTGGTGCAGGAGTAGGTAAAACAGTACTAATTCAAGAATTAATTAACAACATCGCCAAAGGTCATGGTGGTTTATCTGTTTTCGCAGGAGTTGGTGAAAGAACTCGTGAAGGAAACGATTTACTTCGTGAAATGTTAGAATCAGGAATTATAAAATATGGAGACGATTTTATGCATTCTATGGAAGAAGGCGGATGGGACTTATCTAAAGTAGATAAACCTGGAATGAAAGATTCTAAGGCAACATTCGTATTCGGACAAATGAACGAACCACCTGGAGCACGTGCACGAGTTGCATTGTCTGGTTTAACAATTGCAGAATACTTTAGAGATGGAGCAGGAGATGGTCAAGGAAAAGATGTACTTTTCTTCGTAGATAATATTTTCCGTTTTACACAAGCAGGTTCAGAGGTTTCTGCACTTTTAGGGCGTATGCCTTCAGCAGTAGGTTACCAACCAACATTAGCAACAGAAATGGGTGCAATGCAAGAACGTATTACATCAACTAAAAAAGGTTCTATTACATCTGTACAAGCGGTTTACGTACCTGCAGATGATTTAACAGATCCAGCACCAGCAACAACATTTGCGCATTTAGATGCAACAACAGTATTGTCTCGTAAGATTGCAGAATTAGGTATTTATCCTGCAGTAGATCCTTTAGATTCTACTTCAAGAATTTTATCTGCTGAAATTTTAGGTGATGAGCACTACAACACAGCAACAGCTGTAAAAGAAATTTTACAAAGATATAAGGAACTACAAGATATTATCGCAATTTTAGGTATGGAAGAATTATCTGAAGAAGATAAATTAGTAGTTCACAGAGCAAGACGTGTACAACGTTTCTTATCTCAACCCTTCCACGTAGCTGAACAATTTACTGGTATACCTGGAGTTTTAGTTGATATTAAAGACACAATTAAAGGCTTTAATATGATTATGGATGGAGAATTAGATAAATATCCTGAAGCAGCATTTAATTTAAGAGGATCTATCCAAGATGCAATTGATGCAGGTGAAAAAATGTTAGCTGAAGCTTAA
- a CDS encoding ABC transporter permease gives MSDRAQAKSLSFPLFIAKRYLFTKTGNNAINIITIIASFGVIVGSFALFIILSGFSGLKTFNYSFLDFSDPDIKISTTKGKSFLFDDKTKQILDDNSSIEIISKVIEERVFLEYNDKNEIAYIKGVDENYSQITQIDSSLTQGTWLESDFKNTAVIGRGISNKLSLGVLNYGEPLTINVPKPGTGFINPRNPFYKLETQIVGIYMGTEEFEGKFVFVDFKDASELLRFQENEITGLELKLKNPDEANLIAENLQEKLGSDFKIQTKEQLNEVLYKVINTENFVSYLIFTLIVIIALFNVIGAIIMMIIDKKQNLKTLLSLGASIKEIKKIFVLQGFLLTLFGMCIGLILAIILVFIQKEFELFMIVPDLAYPVEFRFSNLFIVILTITILGYIAARIASSRISEEFIEK, from the coding sequence ATGTCAGATAGAGCGCAAGCAAAATCTTTGAGCTTTCCTTTATTTATAGCTAAAAGATATTTATTTACAAAAACTGGTAATAATGCAATTAACATTATTACCATAATTGCCTCTTTTGGAGTTATTGTAGGTTCGTTTGCACTTTTTATTATCCTTTCTGGCTTTTCCGGATTAAAAACATTTAACTATAGTTTTTTAGATTTTTCTGATCCAGATATTAAAATATCGACAACGAAAGGAAAATCTTTTTTATTTGATGATAAAACAAAACAGATTTTAGATGATAATTCTTCTATAGAAATTATATCAAAAGTAATAGAAGAACGTGTCTTTTTAGAATATAATGATAAAAATGAAATCGCCTATATAAAAGGTGTTGACGAAAATTATTCACAAATCACACAAATAGACTCTTCTTTAACTCAAGGAACTTGGCTTGAGAGCGACTTTAAAAATACTGCTGTAATAGGCAGAGGAATATCTAACAAACTCTCTTTAGGTGTTTTAAATTATGGAGAACCACTAACGATTAATGTTCCTAAGCCAGGAACAGGTTTTATAAATCCAAGAAACCCTTTCTACAAATTAGAAACTCAAATTGTGGGTATTTATATGGGAACAGAAGAATTTGAAGGAAAGTTTGTTTTTGTAGATTTTAAGGATGCATCTGAACTTTTAAGATTTCAAGAAAACGAAATTACTGGTTTAGAATTAAAATTAAAAAACCCAGATGAAGCAAATTTAATTGCAGAGAATTTGCAAGAAAAATTAGGGTCAGATTTTAAAATACAAACGAAAGAGCAGTTAAATGAAGTGCTTTATAAAGTGATTAATACAGAGAATTTTGTTTCCTATTTAATATTCACATTAATAGTAATTATTGCTTTATTTAATGTAATTGGAGCGATTATTATGATGATTATCGATAAAAAACAAAATCTAAAAACATTACTCAGCTTGGGAGCTTCTATAAAAGAAATTAAAAAAATATTCGTTTTACAAGGCTTTTTGCTAACGCTTTTTGGAATGTGTATTGGACTTATATTGGCTATAATTTTAGTATTTATTCAAAAGGAATTTGAACTTTTTATGATTGTTCCAGATTTGGCTTATCCAGTAGAATTTCGTTTTTCGAATTTATTTATTGTAATTCTAACAATTACAATTTTAGGATATATAGCCGCGAGAATTGCAAGTAGTAGAATTTCTGAAGAGTTTATTGAGAAATAA
- a CDS encoding TolB family protein has protein sequence MRIVYLIVFALLMVSCKNDKKPTETKSVERIVTKDSLIYPEEVHFKSIKQITFGGDNAEAYWSFDDKQLVFQSNYKEWGVNCDQMFLMNADETFNGTKPPMISTGKGRTTCSYFLPDNKHIIYASTHLVDENCPEVPLRKNGKYIWPVYDSFDIFVADLEGNIVKQLTNEKGYDAEPTVSPKGDKIVFTSTRSGDLELYTMNIDGSDVKQITDELGYDGGAFFSPDGTKIIFRSSRPKTPEAIKAYKDLLAEGLVEPTEMELYICNADGSELRQLTDLGNANWSPFFHPSGKKILFSSNFEAERGFPFNLYMIDIDGKNLERVTHGETFDAFPVFSNDGKKLIFSSNRNNGGGRDTNLFIAEWQD, from the coding sequence ATGAGAATTGTTTACCTAATTGTATTTGCATTGTTAATGGTTTCATGTAAAAATGATAAAAAACCAACAGAAACAAAATCAGTAGAAAGAATTGTTACGAAAGACTCTTTAATATACCCAGAAGAAGTACATTTTAAAAGTATCAAACAAATTACGTTTGGTGGCGATAATGCAGAAGCATATTGGAGTTTCGATGACAAACAATTGGTTTTTCAATCTAATTATAAAGAATGGGGCGTAAACTGCGATCAGATGTTTTTAATGAATGCAGATGAGACATTCAATGGTACAAAACCACCTATGATTTCTACAGGAAAAGGGCGTACAACTTGTTCTTACTTCTTACCAGATAATAAACATATTATTTATGCATCTACACATTTGGTTGATGAAAATTGCCCAGAAGTACCTTTGCGTAAAAACGGAAAATACATTTGGCCAGTGTACGATAGTTTCGACATATTTGTGGCAGATTTAGAAGGAAACATCGTAAAACAATTAACCAACGAAAAGGGTTATGATGCAGAGCCAACAGTTTCTCCAAAAGGAGATAAAATTGTATTTACATCAACCAGAAGTGGAGATTTAGAATTATACACTATGAATATTGATGGCTCTGATGTAAAACAAATTACAGACGAATTAGGTTACGATGGAGGTGCATTTTTCTCTCCAGATGGAACAAAAATTATCTTCCGTTCTTCAAGACCAAAAACACCAGAAGCAATAAAAGCCTACAAAGATTTATTGGCAGAAGGTTTGGTAGAACCAACAGAAATGGAACTTTATATTTGTAATGCAGATGGATCTGAATTACGTCAATTAACAGATTTAGGAAATGCGAATTGGAGTCCGTTTTTTCATCCTTCAGGAAAAAAGATATTATTCTCATCCAATTTTGAAGCAGAAAGAGGATTCCCTTTCAATTTATATATGATAGATATAGATGGGAAAAATTTGGAAAGAGTAACACATGGAGAAACTTTTGATGCATTTCCAGTATTTTCTAACGATGGTAAAAAACTAATTTTTTCTTCTAATAGAAATAATGGAGGTGGTAGAGATACCAACTTATTTATTGCAGAATGGCAAGACTAA
- a CDS encoding FoF1 ATP synthase subunit delta/epsilon, translating into MFLEIVTPEAILFSSEVDAVSVPGVNGEFQMLDNHAPIVSVLKEGVIKIHVHSQDHLVLDDLHGKLEQQNDDDKIITLAINSGTLELNDNKAIILAD; encoded by the coding sequence ATGTTTTTAGAAATTGTAACGCCAGAGGCGATTTTGTTTTCATCTGAAGTTGATGCAGTATCAGTTCCTGGAGTAAATGGAGAATTTCAAATGTTAGATAATCACGCACCAATTGTTTCAGTTTTGAAAGAAGGTGTTATTAAAATTCATGTACATTCTCAAGATCACTTAGTTTTAGACGATTTGCATGGCAAGTTAGAACAACAAAATGATGATGATAAAATAATTACCTTAGCCATAAACTCTGGTACATTAGAATTGAATGATAATAAAGCGATTATTTTAGCAGACTAA
- a CDS encoding DUF4345 domain-containing protein has protein sequence MFKTKQDFINKIHLIISVCIVIPVSFIYGFNPSLKFDIQLQTIDEHNFFKAIMGLYLGFSTLWLLGIFKNNYLKISILTNIIFMIGLGSGRILSIVLDGTPTYGYIFGTFAELFLGFYGIWVLTNKNTNFAKK, from the coding sequence ATGTTCAAAACGAAACAAGATTTCATCAATAAAATACATTTAATTATTTCTGTTTGTATTGTAATTCCTGTTTCTTTTATCTACGGATTTAATCCTTCTTTAAAATTTGATATTCAGCTACAAACCATAGACGAACATAATTTCTTTAAAGCAATTATGGGTTTATATCTTGGTTTTTCTACACTTTGGCTTTTAGGTATTTTTAAAAATAATTATTTAAAAATTTCCATTCTTACAAACATCATTTTTATGATTGGTCTTGGTTCTGGTAGAATCTTAAGTATTGTTTTAGATGGAACTCCAACTTACGGTTATATATTCGGAACTTTTGCAGAACTCTTTTTAGGTTTCTACGGAATTTGGGTTCTGACAAATAAAAACACTAATTTTGCAAAAAAATAA